The following are encoded in a window of Amycolatopsis lexingtonensis genomic DNA:
- a CDS encoding nucleoside deaminase yields MTTSISVEQEWLGEAVRIAETNVANGGGPFGALIVKDGEVVSTGVNRVTASLDPTAHAEVVAIRAACQALGTFKLDGCVLVSSCEPCPMCLSSALWARVDKVIFAADRDDAAKAGFDDRAFYELFDRPRETWTVPVTRLSTKDGFAPFAAWLDKADRTDY; encoded by the coding sequence ATGACCACGTCGATTTCCGTCGAGCAGGAATGGCTCGGCGAAGCCGTCCGCATCGCGGAGACCAACGTCGCGAACGGCGGCGGCCCGTTCGGCGCGCTGATCGTCAAGGACGGCGAGGTCGTCTCGACCGGCGTCAACCGCGTCACCGCGAGCCTCGACCCGACCGCGCACGCCGAAGTCGTCGCGATCCGCGCGGCCTGCCAGGCGCTCGGCACGTTCAAGCTCGACGGCTGCGTGCTCGTCTCCAGCTGCGAGCCGTGCCCGATGTGCCTGTCGTCGGCGCTGTGGGCGCGGGTGGACAAGGTGATCTTCGCCGCCGACCGCGACGACGCGGCCAAGGCCGGCTTCGACGACCGCGCCTTCTACGAACTGTTCGACCGCCCGCGCGAAACGTGGACGGTACCCGTGACGCGACTGTCCACGAAGGACGGTTTCGCACCCTTCGCGGCCTGGCTCGACAAGGCCGACCGCACCGACTACTGA